Below is a window of Leucoraja erinacea ecotype New England chromosome 11, Leri_hhj_1, whole genome shotgun sequence DNA.
acccatgtggtcatggggagaacatccaaactctgtgcagacagcgcccatactaaggattaaacccagggctctggtgctgtaaggcaacaaccctaCCATTGCAACACCTTGCCGCCCTGCTAATACACCCCTGATAATAGCTCAAGgacgcagaaccaaccaatccccatccaCTGATGCTCTcatccacctagcggagctggtcctttcgccacctccaacgggatcccaccactggccacatcttcccatctcctcccctgtctgctctccgcagagaccgctctctccgtaacttcctggtcaattcgtcctttcctacccaaaccaccccctctcctggcactttccctggcaaccgcaggaaatgttacacCTGTGCTTTACCTccaccccttgactccattcaaggacccaagcagtctttccaggtgtggcagaggttcacctgcacctcctccaacctcatctattgcatcctctgctctagatgtcagctgctctacactggtgagaccaagcttaggcttggcgatcgcttcgcccaacacctccgctcagttcgcattaacctacctgatctcccggtggctcagcacttcaactccccctcccattccgaatccgacctttctgtcctgggctgcctccgtggccagagtgagtaaattggaggagcagcacctcgtatttcgcttcgGCAGTTTgtcccccagcggtatgaacaatgacttctctaatttcaggtagtccctgctttctcctccctttctcagttCTCCCTTGGCCCActgcctcttcatttcttcttcccgtcccccccccccccacccccacatcagtctgaagaagggtctcgacccgaaacattgcctatttccttcactccatagattctctcactggctgagtttctccagcatttttgtcgaccctgATAATAGTTCAGTATTCAAAGAACAATGTTGACTTCAGCATCTAATATGCTTGTGCTTTCATGCAAGACACTGAGTCCATCTGGTGACAAATATCTGCACTGCATCCACATTCTAAGCTGCTCATTCCTCCACTGGCATTTCTCTCACTATAGATGACTGCACCAGTTATGTTGTTGCACCAACAGCAATCGGCAACATCAGCGGCAATCTTggttcacttttaaaacttccgTTTTAATCAgtgtctgtggtagagaattaaatatcttaaaaataatgtttagtttattagtttagtttattattgtgttGTACCAAGGtaccatgaaaagcttttttttgttgcgtgctgtccaatcaacaaatagactatacataaatacaatgaagccatccccagtgtatagatacaggataacgtGTATATTATTCCCCACTCTAGTTGAGGAGAGGGCGGTTccattgcccgataacagctggggaaaaaatgtccctgaatctgcacttatgcattttcaaacttctgtacctcttgcctgatgtgacAGGGGAGAAGaatgagtgaccagggtgagactggtccttgattatgctggcggccttgccaaGACAGTGTGAAAtatagatggagtccatggaagggaggttggtttgaccCAGCATCTTAACATTGTATAGTTAACTGATCCAGATTAGTAAGCTTGctattaaccaatcatttatgGCTTGAACTTTTTTGACTTAAGCATTTAAATAAACTTGATAACTTACATTGATATTACATGGACTCTTCTTTTACCGTGGTGTATGTGTTAATGATGTCTGCTTATGCTCTTCGGAGTGCATATTCTGTAGTAAAAGCAATCAAGTTGTATTTGGACGGCATTTCAAATGGTTAGAACCAAACCAAATCATTCCCACTATTTCAGTACCCGCACTCTGATGAAATTATAATTTCTGAAGAATCTTTCAATGGGCGGTGCAGTGGTGCGGCaggaaagttgctgccttacagtgccagagacccgagttcgatcctgactacgggtgccgtttgtgcagagtttgtacgttctccccgtgacctgtgtgggttttctccgggatttccggtttcctcccagactccaaagatgtatcggtttctaggttaattagcttggtataattataaagtgtgagaaaagggttaatagggatggttgatttatactagaactctgaaaaatataacttagaaagaaataaggtgtcagcagaagccagactgctggtagaatataaagtaacaatatacagaacagagagaaattctagataaaaagtagcagatagaaagacttcagcaggagTTTTAAGAGAAGGCAGAGTTGAGAAGGGCAAGGGGTTAAAAACAACTACGCATGCCTAatgagattacatgaatatgAACTCACgcccactatgacaagatgcctaatttaaatgcacatgcgatgcatgatatGGGACGTTCtgagacgttctcgtgggaatgtAAACCTTAGTGTTCTGATTGGAAGAAGCCCAAAGGGGAGGGATGAGGGTGTGACAATAGTAaaatgaaatgtataaagatagaaggtacacaaaaaagctggagaaactcagcggatgcagcagcatttatggagcgaaggaaataggcaacgtttcgggccgaaacccttcttcagtataaagatagaaagcatctccatcctCGGTGTGTCTCTAGAGGGCGATAGAGGAGAGATACCCTTTTCTGCGCAGAAATGTAATAAATGAGATAAACTTGTTTCTCTGACTTTGTCTCTGAGCATTTGTGAATTTGAATCTCACAtagtgtccccagtgtgtgtaggatagtgttagtgcacggggatcgcgggttggcatagacttggtgggtcgaaaggcctgtttctgtgctgtatctccgaactagaAGGTTCAAGCTGAAGATAGTTTAAAATTTTAACATGCTCCGTTTGATTGAAAACCTAGAATAATTTTCCATTTGTTTTTAAAATCATATCCTCAAGGAATCTTATTCTGTTTCTACAACATTCAATTATTGTTATGCACTTTCCTGAAACAGTTCAGTCTGAATACACAATGTACTAATCGCAGCATTACCCACAAAACGGCGTACCAGAGGTTTGTTCaatgaaactaaaactaactTAATTAAACAATGCAACTCCAATCATGTTGATCAATATGCGGAGGGTTTGTCAGGCTGCATGAAGATATCAATCGTGTGCTATTCCCATCCAACACATTCCTGGGTGCTTCCAATTCCTATGGGGAAAATGGTTTTAAATGTATTTCCTTTCTTGTCCTCCATATTAAAACATGGTCAATTCAGGGAAATCATTTGTGAGCAATTTATTTtcggattttttttaattttcaaaaaaaTGTTTCAGTATTGTTCTTAATTTCACACTTGTTTAATCAACTTTACACTTAAAGGTAAACTAGGATTAATAGCATAATGGAATATAAATAATGGTGGTAAAGAAAAGGGGGCATCTGATGGAAAGCAGAACCTTTTAGGTACCTGGAATTGGTGCCCTTATAACGTCATTGTGTGTTTGAACATGAGATGGCAGGAGTTATAAGGGAGATATTAATCAAGTCCTAATAACAGACCTAAACCTGAGTTTATGATATTACAGTAAACTGGATTTTCCAAAGACTCTGACTGATGATAATGCAACAGATTAAACTAAATGCTTGGAGAACCGTGGAAGTTCTGAACTTACTCACTGTGTCATTTGACCGCCAAACTCCCCATGGTGACACCTACCAGGACAGATTTGTCTTGGCTCCAAAATGCATATCAGGTACAACCTGACACAGGTCTGTTGTGAAGAAAGGTATggtattaaattatttttcagctaattatggtttaatgattttaattatgttttaaatgttaacaATTAAAATTAGTtgtaaaaaatataaaatgaaaaaaaaaaaaaatgttttagttgCTTTAAAATGTCTTTGATATACATGAGTTCAATAGACAAGTTGAAACAACTACAAACATCTTCAGCAAAGATTGCAGCACAATCTTGGTAACAAAGAAGTGCTTTAGAACCAACTGACATGATCCAGTATGGTGATAGCCCTGGAATATGTCCAACAATACAAAGCATTCTAGCATTTTACTGGTCCATTGTCTAATCAACAGCAAAATCAAGATGGGTATTGCTGGCTGGGTtatcaaaaagcatttgacaacAACCAGCGTACTGATGCTTGGTACCACTCTGCTGTGTGCCACATCACAGTATTGGTTCAAGTAGGGACAAAAGACCACcctcaaaatcaaatcaaatcatcaATATTAACCATAAACGTAACTAATTAGCTACCTTCTGACTTTTCACTAATCAAGGCAAAGTCAAGAATATGATGGAACCTCCAACAATGCTGAAGAAGTTCAACATCATATATCAGCACACGATTACTCCAAACATATTGAATGCAGTCATGTAACTTACCAAGGTTTGTTTAACAGAAACCCCCAAAAATGTCAAATGTTCACACCAAGGAAGGCTTGTAATAGTTTAATTtgcttagagatacggcacggaaactggcccttcagcccatccagtccagactgaccagtgatccttgcacattaacgctatcgacagacaccaggggcaattcaAATTTATacacaagcaaattaacctataaacctgcatggctttagagtgtgggaggaaaccgtaaaaaaacccatgcaggtgacagggagaatgttcaaactctgtatagacaataATAGTCTAAATTGTAATAGTCTAAAGAAATATCTGCTGGTTCCGTTCCAAATTATACATCATCCTGTGGTGGAAATACATCACATTTTTCAAAATTGTAGAATTCTGGAGCTTCATACCTGGCAGCATGGAAATATTTTGCCAAAAGGACTCCACTGTTCCAAGAGGGATGCTCACCAACAGTTTCTCAGTGACTTCCTCATCTTATAAATCATTAACAAACATTAACGTTTTAATGAACTTTAAAGAATATATCTTGTTCAGGACTATTCCTTATAAGGAAGACTATTCTTTACAAGGTAGACCATCTATCCCTCAAGACAGTCCCAGCTTATTGTGGTGTTGGAACAGATGTTCAAGTTGCAAGGTTGATGTAATCATGACCAAACCAAGCAGCTTAAATATTATGTACAGATCTGTATACCCATCTGGTTCACTCTTAGCTACTTTAAAGCGATTCTTTACCTATGCATGCAGTGTTACACCCAGAGCTCCATTGCTTTTATGCTTATCTGGAGTCAAAAGGCATGGGTTTTTAAGGGAAATTGGTTAGTGGCCATTGACATTACTGCAACTAGTTGAGAGTGACTTCCTCTTTTCATTATATGCACTTGTACACGTAGAAACCACAATCAGTTTATGATTGTTGACCACAAAATGCACCGAGGAATTCAGAAGAAATTTCCTCATCCACGAGGTGCTGATAATGCGGAACTCACAACTGAGATGAAATAGCTACGAGATATTTTGAAGAGAACATAGTACAGCACGtgaccggcccttcagcccacaaagtctgagCTGACCATGATGATGAATTAAACTGTCTTACTAACTGATCacattttttgaggaggtggatgttgtctacatggattataGTATAGCATTGGATAAAGTCCCCCATTGTAGGGTGATCCAGAGGATTATGTTGCACAGGATTAAtagtgacttggtcgtatggatttgCAACTAGcatactgatagaagacagagggttgtggtggaaggatacTATTCAAACTGAAGGTGACCAAtgcagttctgcagggatctgtgctgaggctatatatgtgtgtgtgtgtgttcaaagTAAAGTGTACAGCAAGAtctagatcagctacagaaatgggtggaaaaATGGCAGACGTTTTATAGTCAGAATGTTGAATATAAGAGACAAGATGTCATGGCAATATATGACTCtggttaggctgtatttggaCTATTATGTACAGTTCTGTGCCCCACTACaggaaggctttggaaagggtgcagaggaggtttatcagaatgctgcctggattagagggtttcagctacagggagagattggatagacttggattgttttctcaggaacatTGGAGTTTGATGGGTGACTTGGTAGAAGTACATAgaaaccagagatgttgcctgtcccgctgagttattccagcactttgtgtctaccttcgatataaaccagctgtatttgcagttctttccaaaacagaaaaaataggtgcaggagtaggtcattcagcctttcgagccatgcaatatgatcaaggctaatcatctcaaatcagtaccccattcctgctttttccccatatcctttgattcctttagccccaaactaaatctaactctctcttgaaaacatcctgtggaTTGGtcgccactgccttctatggcagagaattccacagattcacaactctctgcgtgaaaacgtttttcctcatctcagtccgaaatggcctacccctttttcttaaactgtgacccctggttctggactcccccaacatcgggaacatttttcctgcataaaataataaaattatgagaggtatggatagggtagagagtcaaaaccaatgtccaacactagagggcagagctataaGGTGCGAAGGGGGAAGTTTAAATGTAGATAtgcggagggtggtgggggcgtgAAACGCATTGCCAgcatggtagtggaggcagatcgATAGTggggtttaaaaggcttttagatagccacatggaagtgcagggagtagagggatgtggatcatgtactggaagatgagattagtttaactaggcatcatgttcgggacaaacattgtggctgaagtgcccatttctgtgctgtactgttctatgttccatatgtAGGAACTTTCTTCCATGGGCAGCGATGAGCACAGGTGGTTCATCGCTGACCATAACTTATGTGCCAAAGGAAGCACTGGGGTAAATGCTGTCTCTAGTGGATGGGGCCATACAGACCAAAAAGGGGTTGGATGATTCTCCTTGCAGCACTTCTGAAATTGATTTATTTAGGTGTGAATACAATGGACCACATGGAGCACTTTGGGAAATGCATTTGTACTGCGTTGTCAATCTTTCTGGGTACTGAGAATTAATGAATGAGCCAGTCAATATTAATGAGCTTGGTGGTAGAAACTAGGATGATCAGACTAATATTTCGTTGAAACTCACAACAGAGCTGCCATTCTGTGATCATCAGGTTCTGTTGCTGGGCACATGGTCACTAGGTGAACCTGTGTCACAATGCGATGTCCATTGCATCACTGCTGAAATGGAACATGTTCTGTTGTTGGATACATTAGAGCTTTATTTCAATGCTGAAAGTGTTAGATTTGGGATCCTTTTGAAGATGTCTGCTATGTACTCTGACACTGATGAGTATGACATCATTACTGTTTTAGGAAAGGGAACATTCGGAGAAGTGACAAAATGTTGGAAAAGGAACTCTGACCACTATGTGGCCATAAAGATATTACGAAACTATAACTTCCGGAAAGGGGTCATCAAATGCGAGTTAAAAATACTGAGGATTTTGCAATCTGTGGATTCAGACAAGTTTTGCATTGTTCGTTTTTTGGAGTCCTTCACTGATGATACCAAGCTTTGCTTTGTGTTTGAGCTTCTGGACCAAAATCTGTATGAGTATCAAAAGGAAAATGACTTTGTTCCACTACCGATCAGGCATATTCGCTCCATCACAAAGCAGGTGCTGATTGCTCTACAGAAATTGAAGGAGCTCTCTATTGTTCACACAGACATCAAACCTGAAAATATCATGCTTGTTGAAAAGGCCAAATTTCCCTTCAAAGTTAAACTGATTGATTTTGGTTCTGCTTGTATTTTGCCTGACATTCAGAAGATTAAAGGTATGTACTCATTATCAATTATTTTTCTTAGTTGGCAAACATGAACATGCAGAAATTCTGTCAGGGCTAATCAGAGCGGATCTAACGAGaatggaatgggaagggaaagggggtgtAGTGGCTGAGGCAtttagatgaggagaaatgacttCACTCAGGGGATGGTGAATCCATGCGATTCACAACCACACAAGGCAATGGAAGACTTGTTATTGAATGTAGTTAACAAGAAACTAAATGGATTTCTTTGCACAAGGCCATAAGGAATATGGTATTACGATAGTGGATCGACCATGACTGCATTGAACATGGACCAAGCTCATAGGGCTGAATGGATAATTCTCACTCCTTTCTCTGCACCTTGGTTGCCCGTCAGTCAACCAAGCCAACTGACATTTTGTACTTGGAGAaataaagaaccgcagatgctggttaatacacaaaaggacacaaagtgatggagtaactcaacaggtcagacagcatcttgggaaaacatggatgagtgacggttagggtcaagaccctgcttcaggctGACTGTAGGAGTGGGGGAAAtaagaaaactggaaaagtggAGAGGCTGGCCAAGGAGTTGCAGGTCACACATGGATATAGGCAAaggggggtttgataggcaggtggttagaacaaaggtttgaagagttgcagattgtgaagcctGAGAGAGGAAATTAATTAACAGGGGGTGGGAGCCCACCTGTTTCTCCCCCacttccccacatcccccccacacaccctcttaCCACATCCTCCTTCAGAAtttcacacagtactccaaatgcgaccgAACCCAAGTCCTATATATctgcatcatggcttcctgacatactcaatgccctgacctatgaaagcaagcctatgatatgccttctttaccactccattGACTTGtatcgccactttcagggagttatgaacttggaccccaagatccttctgtacatcaagagccattcattgtatattttccccttgcattaGACCTCCCCAAGTGTAATACACCACACTTGCtccgattaaactccatctgccatttctccatccatttctgtagctgatctatacctTGTtgaatactttgacagccttcctcacagtccacgacaccagcaatcttggtgtcatctgcaaacatatttTCCAACCAGTCTACGTTTGTGTCCAAGTCATTTCGATACTTTTCACGAACAGCAGCAGTCCCTGCACGGAtccttgcagaactccactggtcactgactaccagcctgaatattgtccttccaccaagGTCCTTTACCTTCTATCAGTAAGCCTGTTTCAAATCCAAAACGTGAATATTATCATTTAatcaactagtttagtttagagatacagcggggaaacgggtccttcggcataccgagtccacaccaaccagtgatccccgcacactagtcacaattttacatttataccaagccaatgaacctacaaacctgtacgtcattagggtatgggaggacaccgaagatcttgTGGAAAACCGACCTAGGTCAtacgaagaacgtacaaactccattcagacagcacccatcatcaggatccaacctggatctctggcgctgtgccaccgtgccattccTTAAATATAAAGATGAACACTGTTTCAGATGAGGTTCTCAACTTGCCTCCTTacttagaccataagacatagaagtaaaattaggccattcagcccatggagtctactctaccattcagtcacggttgatctattttttttcccctctcagccccattctcctgccttctccccctaactcttttgcccttcctaatcaagaacctatcaatttctgctttaaaaatgcccaatatcttggcctccacagccatctgcggcaataAATCCCTAAGATTCACCACCTTCCATCGGGTGGTACCAccacagtggctgcctcgccagcagctgttagtcctttcaccctttttgttatttttaagctTTCACTTCCAAAGGTGACAAGACACTTCGATCGGGTGTGGAGGGGTGGAAATTACGACTTTATTtcaatattaattaaaataaactcACCATATATAGTAGTAGGCAGAATTTGTTATTGACCGCCTCTATAGGCATCAAGCCACGTGTTACCAAAATTACATATTtgtttctcttccagcttttgacATTTTGGAGAAAATTGTCATCTCTGAATCCAAGAGATAAAGCCAATGACTGTAAAGAGAAATATCTTGGCTGCTTCCTGGAGTTTCTTGATTCTTTGAAGTTTATGTCCACAAAATGATATTTCAGGCATTGCATTAACCTCACTGTTAAATGGATAGGTGTCGCAGTATAGTGGTTGCAGTATAACTGTCAGTGTGAAGAACATCACTGTTAACAAAATACAAGACTGAAACATTCATTGACAAAATATGCATGATATGTGATGTTATTATTGGTACAAGCTCTAACATTCTGCACATATCACAGATTGTTTACATTGTTTAAAGTATCCTATTTACTAATCAAAACTTGATTAATCACAAATTTGTCTCTGTATTAACTTGATAGATttcattcattattattattattattatacatttttttccccctctgcaGGACCATACATCCAATCTAGATTTTACCGTTCACCTGAGATCTTACTTGGCTTACCCTTCTCTGAGAAGCTGGACATGTGGTCTCTAGGTTGTGTTATGGCAGAGCTTCATCTTGGTTGGCCAATTTACCCTGGTACCAATGAGTATGATCAGATCAGGTACATTGTTGATGCACAAGGGCTACCATGTGATCAACTGTTGGAAACTGCCAGTAAAACTCACCACTTCTTTAAAAAGGCTCGTCAGCCTAATTCAACATATCAATGGAGGCTCAAATCAATGGATGAGTATCAAGCAGAGACGATGGTGCAACCTCTGGAGACCAGAACAAAACCTTTGTATTCACTTGACCAACTAGCAACCATCTTTACCAAAACTATTTTCCCGGATAAGGAGCTGAAAGCGGAACTATTTGACCAATTTATGATGGTGGCTCTCATAAAGAAAATTCTTATCTTTGATCCCAGGCAGCGCGCTACTGTGAGTACAGCTTTAAAGCACCCATTTCTCACAATGCAGAAGCTCAAATCAAAATACAACAATACAAAATACTACAAGATATCTGCGCAAGCCTTTAGTCTTGCCTTAACCCCAAGTAAAAAAGTGGAACATCATTATTTGTGTTGTCAAACGTTCAAGCAGTGTTGTCATTTAGATAATGAACAATATGAGCCAAACCAGGCACCGCAAAATATTAAATCCATTGACCAACTAACAGAAGATGAGTTGGAAGATTCAGCTATTGAAGAATCTGAGAAGGAGGTTGGTCCTCAAATGTGTTGAGTTTTAGCATTTTGTGAAATGATTAGATTTAATCTAGACCAGTTTTTtttgtgaggcagcatttatgttgAAAGGAACAcaaagtcaacatttcaggtcaatgaaacTTCCTCgctcctgctgagtttttctagcatTTTTCTGTATTTTGCAAGATAGCAGCATCAGGATAATGGATGCTTGGTGCCATGTatgggtaacatagaaacatagaaattaggtgcaggagtaggccattcggcccttcgagcctgcaccgccattcaatatgatcatggctgatcatccaactcagtatcccgtacctgccttctctccatacccactgatccccttagccacaagggccacatctaactccctcttaaatatagccaatgaactggcctcaactaccctctgtggcagagagttccagagattcaccactctctgcgtgaaaaaagtttcttctcatctcggttttaaaggatttcccctttatccttaagctgtgaccccttgtcctggacttccctaacatcgggaacaatcttcctgcatctagcctgtccaaccccttaagaattttgtaagtttctataagatcccctctcaatcttctaaattctagagagtataaaccaagtctatccagtctttcttcataagacagtcctgacatcccaggaatcagtctggtgaaccgtctctgcactccctctatggcaataatgtccttcctcagatttggagaccaaaaactgtatgcaatactccaggtgcggtctcaccaaaaccctgtacaactgcagtagaacctctctgctcctatactcaaatccttttgcaatgaaagctaacataccattcactttctttactgcctgctgcacctgcatgcctaccttcaatgactggtgtaccatgacacccaggtctcgctgcatctccccctttcccaatcggccaccatttacatATGCAAAGATCGCTGCTCGTACCTAAACCCCAGAACTCTGTGATGGCCTGAGAAAGACTATCCCAATAGCCTAGATCAGTCCTGCTTGTCCCCTTGCAGAGGATCCTA
It encodes the following:
- the LOC129701599 gene encoding homeodomain-interacting protein kinase 4-like; its protein translation is MEHVLLLDTLELYFNAESVRFGILLKMSAMYSDTDEYDIITVLGKGTFGEVTKCWKRNSDHYVAIKILRNYNFRKGVIKCELKILRILQSVDSDKFCIVRFLESFTDDTKLCFVFELLDQNLYEYQKENDFVPLPIRHIRSITKQVLIALQKLKELSIVHTDIKPENIMLVEKAKFPFKVKLIDFGSACILPDIQKIKGPYIQSRFYRSPEILLGLPFSEKLDMWSLGCVMAELHLGWPIYPGTNEYDQIRYIVDAQGLPCDQLLETASKTHHFFKKARQPNSTYQWRLKSMDEYQAETMVQPLETRTKPLYSLDQLATIFTKTIFPDKELKAELFDQFMMVALIKKILIFDPRQRATVSTALKHPFLTMQKLKSKYNNTKYYKISAQAFSLALTPSKKVEHHYLCCQTFKQCCHLDNEQYEPNQAPQNIKSIDQLTEDELEDSAIEESEKEVSNKESNIIDGDLSHGGPSLSNRQAIFNSFKLIGRIWSRPRRSPISVQLSEPDPSAAVLKGQTVELGNEDGAHLDMERNRVNFDSWSMLPQNENMPPIIPIEKDQLKVEDAASAKGKANSRPAKISISFNSNS